A single region of the Biomphalaria glabrata chromosome 15, xgBioGlab47.1, whole genome shotgun sequence genome encodes:
- the LOC106057194 gene encoding protein MIS12 homolog, protein MVGSCVKKMSENCTSNDNVNIVKVAAATNDNKELKDQNPKDEDGDDSNKFVYETQLFEFTPITFLNGMYNAVCDFYRQALKTFCDACKERCPDLKEDQLRQSRHLISERIDKDICKIFDTLEYYSLNQVFAIPENAVLPEDKCQLAARDKEHDISEIEKRKNEVKKKIIAMKYANAVLSQHLENAEALQGTLDTMLKNISSNGTISQVTAKGLKDWLSYTSQLLTQEENAV, encoded by the exons ATGGTAGGctcttgtgtaaaaaaaatgtcagaaaatTGTACATCGAATGATAATGTAAATATTGTAAAGGTTGCAGCTGCTACCAACGACAACAAAGAGTTGAAAGACCAAAATCCAAAAGATGAAGATGGAGACGATTCCAATAAATTTGTGTACGAGACGCAACTGTTTGAATTCACTcctattacttttttaaatggaa tgtATAATGCAGTTTGTGATTTTTACAGGCAGGCCTTGAAAACATTCTGTGATGCATGTAAAGAAAGG TGTCCCGACTTAAAAGAAGATCAGTTGCGGCAGTCCCGGCATCTAATAAGTGAACGTATCGACAAAGACATCTGTAAGATATTTGATACCTTAGAG TATTACTCATTAAATCAAGTGTTTGCAATACCTGAGAATGCAGTGTTGCCAGAAGACAAATGCCAGCTTGCAGCTAGAGACAAAGAACATGACATTAGTGAAatagagaagagaaaaaatgaagtcaaaaagaaaataattgcc ATGAAATATGCAAATGCCGTATTAAGTCAGCATTTAGAAAATGCTGAAGCACTACAAGGCACACTAGATAccatgttaaaaaatatttcttcaaatGGTACTATTTCACAAGTCAcag CCAAAGGCTTAAAAGACTGGTTGTCGTACACATCTCAGTTACTGACCCAAGAAGAAAATGCTGTGTGA
- the LOC106057170 gene encoding COMM domain-containing protein 2-like — MLLIFEDAQKEHLSFLTNLDADVLREFGRISLNFIKKGANTKIFQGAAQKLKVSVETIQHGVEGLMYLLIESSKHMLNDIDFQDSIMALGFTEDTRSTLLEIYLENRKEIRDVLDEMSLDLPHYHNLEWRLDVQLASRSLRHQVTPTILLKLQTEDGGKKVSHMLQTDPVNMVHMARVLEEALQEMKSSYCRRIARNIK, encoded by the exons ATGTTACTTATATTTGAAGACGCGCAAAAGGAGCATTTATCATTTTTAACCAATTTAGATGCCGATG tACTCAGAGAATTTGGACGAATATCTCTAAATTTTATCAAAAAAGGAGCAAATACCAAAATATTTCAAGGTGCTGCAC agaAATTAAAAGTATCTGTTGAAACAATACAGCATGGAGTTGAGGGCCttatgtatttattgattgAAAGTTCAAAGCATATG TTGAATGACATTGACTTCCAAGATTCCATCATGGCCCTCGGGTTCACTGAGGATACAAGATCTACTTTGTTGGAGATTTACTTGGAGAATAGAAAAGAGATTAGAGAtgtattagatgaaatgagttTAGATCTTCCACATTATCATAATCTAGAGTGGAGGCTTGATGTCCAG CTTGCAAGTCGGTCTTTGAGACACCAAGTAACACCCACCATTTTGTTGAAGTTACAGACAGAAGATGGGGGGAAGAAAGTCTCCCACATGCTCCAGACAGACCCAGTGAACATGGTACACATGGCTAGAGTGCTAGAGGAAGCTCTGCAAGAAATGAAATCTAGTTACTGTCGAAGAATAGCTCGTAACATTAAGTAG